Part of the Chelmon rostratus isolate fCheRos1 chromosome 13, fCheRos1.pri, whole genome shotgun sequence genome is shown below.
ACGAGGAGCCAAAGCCAGGCCATCATCAGCTCTGGAGCGGTACGCTAAAAATGACCCTGCAATGCTAATAATGCTGTTTATCTTCACTTGTTCATACAGATTTCATATTTTTAGAAGACACCTGACATgtcacaggtgtaaataatgaaattaatgatggctgaattccatttagctgcttcagttgcAGGGTCCTGCTGTGGCGCATGCTGGCTCACCGCGACATTAAGTACATTTCCATCCACCGGCGGAAACAAGacaactaaaacaaacaacttttcACTCTCGGCTGAGGTGGAACAGTTGGCGTAcggataaaaacaaaaagcgaCGTGTGACGGAAACAGACTAAGCAGATAACTCAAGACGTGCATGAAGTGTGTGACTTGAACATCCATCGCAGCTTCCAGCTTCTACTGAAGAGACAAGAAGTGGCAATAGagtctgctgtgaaaatcaCACAGGTGTTCTCAATCACTCCTTCTGATTAGACCACCAGACTGTCTGAAGCCAGGCGGAGCTTTGCTGGAAATCACCAATAAGAACGAGAACAGGATAAGTTGTCCCGCCCTAAACAGGAGAGTCCgggagctgtcagtcaaacacagtcCTGAGATGACGTCTAATTCGGCAACGTGAGTTAACACCTGTGTGAAGGCCACACGTGTGTAAAAGCTTTTATAGGGTGACACTATTAGCTGATAGTAGATTATCACAGATCCACAATGTGTCCTCAAACAGTACATACAACTAATTTGTTTCTAGGGTAATGAGCACTGACGCTGGGGTGGATGGTGGGCGTACAGAGTGCAGGACTGTAACACCAGAGACCAGAGTTTCCTTGTGTGGTCATGGtgaggcaacaaaagcactttgattAATGATGGGAAAAGGTTTGGCTTAAATTACATGTAAATAAAGTAAACATGTCATGTATTTCAATTCTTTTTTGGCTTTTATATTAAACCAAGATCAAGTGCTTTGAGtgcttaaacataaccataaaatgtttattaatgctGTAGCTGCTAAAACGGGATACTACACTGCAGGAGTGAATATTGTGAAGTAAACAaatgtgtttaccaacaacagttttacaaagcgttcctgagtccatgtagtaaactcctttctacaatcatgtgttctCAAAGTGTtgagcctcgctccatcctcgcttgttaacaactgagcctttccaggatgctcctttcatacccaatcatgatgctatcacctgttgccaatgagcctgtttacctgtggaatgatccaaacaggtgtttttggagcgttccacaactttcccagtcttttgttgctcctgtcccaacttgtttaaaatgtgttgctgcatcaaattcagaataagcagatatttacaaaaatcaatgaaggtgaTCAGGTGAAGcattaaatacagtatattgtctttgtactgttttcagttgagtagatgtcaaaaaggattagcaagtcatcacgttctgttttatttatgttgtgcACAACTTTTCTGTAATCAGGGTTGTAAGTAGCATATAAGCATTATTCAGATGTATGCCTGCCatataataatgaaaagaagTAATATTGAGATAACAACAGAAACTGGGATCAGCTTTTCCAGCAGACCATATCTGCAGATGTCACTGCACTGCGGACTGAGAATGAATACGCCGTAAAAATCGGATAAGTACATATTTTTGTCACAACATTTGACTTTCTTGTGTACTTGTACTTATTATTAATTGCTATTAGTGCTGCACACAAATGCCCAGTATGAGCTTGGCTGCAGTCATTTCTTGTTATTCACTCTAGCAGTGTTAGTCCTCTTTTCTTATCCAAACACCTGTCATCCCTGCAATGCACAAATAATGCAGAAGTAACTCAGCTCTGTGTTATTGTGCTGAGATTCACATCAACAAAGTAACAAGGGGGGGAATCGCTCACACACAGGGCCCGACATGCACATTTACTCTGCAGCCAATGACACTGTAGTGACTCTAAAGGCACTTGTTGGGGAGTGATGTGGATTGTGTTACTTGTATTGATTGTTAGACATTATATGCGTTAGTGCTGTTAGCTCAACCAAAACTTGCTACTAACAGCTTCttgtttgtgccttttttctccccctgcAGCTCACCTGTTTTTCTCAGAGCAAGCAGTCAGACAGCATGTACAGTGCATTAATTGCAACGTGATGTAATGCCAATTTATCCTCAGCAGCACAACATcttactgcagctgtgttagaAAGCCAACGCGATACCACAAAGCCACAACTGGCATTGCTCCAGAAGAAAATATGCTGCTACCAGACATCCTACATGTCTCATTTGGAACGTGCATCATACTGAGGTGGTGATCAAAAACCGCCTTGGGCTCCTATTCAAAAGGAGTGAGGAACAGCTCATACCTTTTTATACAATGTAGAGGTTGTCAGAGGTTACAGCACAATGGAACAATTCTGGGCTCCTACGTGCTCTAcactccttttttcttttcctgtgcaTTACTTCAGTCAGTccaaaatatttttgtgtgatCTCGGGGAACAAAAGGTTACTATGTCAAAGAGGGTACACTGTTGTGTCTGTTATTATCTAGTAGGAAGGACAAAGAGCCAGTAATTGTGAAGCTTTAATGTGCAGCGGAGAGCAACTTGTGTTCCAGACAGTGGTTTTtccacaacaaaaaaacaacactgatctGGGGAGTTGGGCAGCTTCCTCGCTAGTAAACAACAAGCCTCATAAATATTTCATCTTATTCTTTCTCTGCTGTATCACCTGTTCTGGCAGGCTTCATAGTACAGTAACGCCTCCGTGTGCTTTTTCATATTTCAAGAGAGATCCTCCTTAATACCAGATGATGTTGTCAACAAAGCAGCTTCATTTCATGTTCGGTATCACATGTTTGCCCGGTTTATTACTGAAACTGTGATTCCTATACCATAGGAATAAAAAACCTAAGTTTAGGTGCAGTGCTGCAATCCTGAATACTCAAGGAgaggttgccatggaaacagagtTACATTGGCCAGAAATGAAAGCGTCTGAGGATTTAGACTTTCACTGTACATAAATTTTTAACCATAGATTGTTTCTACATCAGCCTTTCCACCAACTTCACAGAACGACAACTGCTCCTCGATGCAGACGTGTCTGCGACgtaaaaaaaggtgcaaaacaGTCCAGGCCACTTTAATCAAACCTGAGATTATAAATGAAGATGATATGATGCCATACACTTCTGTGAAAGTCACTGTAAATCCTGTAAATGTCTGCTAATATACCTGTGACAATTCAATCACATGGCTGCACTAAATTTTTACATACCTTAAAGCCAAAGCAGCCTGTACACAGCAGCAGGCTAGTTCAGGCTAATTAGCTGTACATTACAGTTACTCTCATAAGAAACTTGAGCTTTAGATTTTTACACCACATGTTTACTGTTTAGAACTGAATTACTTAATAAATCACAGAAGGCAAGAAGAAGCATAGCAAGAAAGGGTCACTGACGGAATCAGGAGACCAGATGCTGCAACACAAGGGATGATAACGATATGACGATAAAATCGCATCACGATATTGCTGCGATTATGATATTATTGACAATATGACAAAATATAATGTACAGCTTGCCAAAGATTCTGCAATGCTATGCTGAGCCAGTGTAGTCTGTCTGCTTGGTTTAGAGCACACAATGAGCTCTTTTCAGCTCCCCTGGTCCTCAACCGGGCGCTTCTGCTTGAGGTGGTGAAGTAAGTTTGTTCTATTGCCCCTTTTGTTCTTACAGTCTTCTCATACTTCTTACGTATTACTGCAGGTTGTCGTGCGTCTGATCTTTTGTAACCAAACATCTTCCACATAGAAGATAAGTAAATAGTGCTGTTACTTTCGCTTTCGGCCATGCCTGTTGTTGCTGCGCGTCAACAAGTATGTTGACAACGGAATGTTCTATCATCGTAGCACGAATTATTCAGCATATTAAAAATCATACCGGTATCATCTGAAATTATATATGGCCACTGCACCCAGACTGTGCTGATACTAAACATATAAACATCACGTGCATCATGTCACAAACTGAAGAATCAGACCTCAGCTGCAAAGAGACTTTAATACAACTGCACTAAATGACTATCAGAACTATCTAATAGCAACTGAATATCTCTGCTAATTGCTGTCTACAGTGTCAGCCTGTAAGCCTCACTGTCACATCTCCATATGCTGTTTTCTCTGAACCAACCTATTACAACTGTTACCTCTATAGCGCTGAAGGAGCTCTCCCCACACTATATCAGCTGTGTCAAATAAACGCTTGAATTTAAAATGACCACAGTGGAGGATTTTTACTCGGGGCATTACTCATCTTGTGGAAATGGAATTCCCTAATTCCAAAGGGACCTTAGAAAGCAAATTATCATCCCCTCCGAGAACAGCAGCCATGAGGTAGGTGCTGCACAGGCACAAAGGCGGAGTGGAATTTGTTTcagatgagaaaaagaaaatgtatacaGCCTAACAGTGACCTGCCAGAGTTTGAAAGTGTTCAATGCATATATTTAGCTTGGAACTTGGCTCTACTTCCCCAAACCCAGAAGGCGTTTTAatgcatacattaaaaaaaaatgttgaacttcATGCCCGCAACACAAAATCAGTCATCTCTGCTGTATAAATGCTAACCACTGCTATTACTAGCTTCTTTGCATCTTTGCCAAAGTAGCAAAAATCagtaaaatgcaattaaaagcTCAGCAGTGAGTCCGTTTAGATGTCAGCTGTCAACACCAATAAAAGAGCTCAATACTGTTCATAAGatttgaagcagaaaaagacaacacaacatCCTCAGCCGGTGTACATTTAGCCTGCAGCCACAACACGCAGTAACACAGAGTCCAAGCTCTCGTTTTCAACAGCAGGCCTGTAAAAACGTGCGTGGTTACTCACCTGTAGTCTCTACTATTCCTTCTAGTATCACCACAATTTCAAACTGCTCTGTTTGCATGGACCTCTGGGAGAGGTCGTAGAAGGGGCTTTTGGTGTCAATCACATGGCAGATCGTGAGTGGTGAGACGAGAAAGAGCTGGTCTGCCCCGGTGCTGAAACCCACGTCCAACTCCAACTGATCCAGCGGAAGAAACTCGCCTTCGGGCGTCTGGCGAGACTGAGGAAGCGTACGgaaagggacagagacagagaggtttaGTGGGGGAAGGAAGGGGTAAAACAGACTTAATCTATTGATTATCCAGCGCCTTTGTGTGAGCTTTTCGTGTTTTATGTGCAATGAGAGCAACGAATGGCATCTAAAGAGCCATTTGTACTGCATGAATTTGACTTGCACCACTTAGTCCTACAATTGATCCTCTCTGAAGCAACTAAATCTAATCAACTGGTTTCCTAATATTACGGTCAAATGTGAGGATATTTTCTATGCAGAAAGTCCAGCACATTGTTTGTATGTTAAATATTTCTATGCATGTGTGCTCTTCTGAGAGTATAATGTATCTTTGGTGCTTCATTATATATATAGTGTGGTGTTCACTGATATTTTTAAGTGtaatttaagtatatttaagcACACAACTGAGATGCTAATGAAACTAAGGTTGTACTCTTGCAAATCTATTCAAAGTGAACTATTTTGACAAGCAAAAGTATCCAAGAACACATCAACAATATAAGTAAATCATATTTAAGCACATCTTGAATACAACTTTTAACACAAACTAAGTACAATATGAGTTGTTTAAAGTTCACACAGCTTTAGCGTGCCCTCTGGCTAAAAAAGAGGTGTATAAAGTGCTGTTTCAGAAAATATaaccacactttttttttcttgttttctattGTCTGCTCGGGCGTATGGGGGTGGAGGGAAGGGATGGGAAATATGAGGATACTCAGTGTACTCTTATGCTTGTATTTTCATCCATTGGCGCTAGTTATTGTACACTCTtcagatataaaaaaaagatgttgaaaAATATTTCTTAATATTGTTGCAGGACGTGGATGCTAGGTAGAACACTGCGGTGTGGCTGtgataaaactgaatttatACCTTTTAATCGGCTCTGCTCTCACTGTACACCTAGACTGTATATTAATGATGATAACTGGTGGACATGCATTGCAGAGAGCATTGTTAGGCTTTTCATGGTTATAGACTTTTGTGAGCCAGGAGGCTGACAGCAGGGAAATCCATAGCTGATGCTCTCCTAATGaggaacagcagcacatttacacCAAGTTGTAACACACAACCACTTTGCCACAGTTTAATACAGAGCACAGGAACATGCTCTTCTCCTGGTCTGATGTAGTGACTCGCCGGTGTCGTGAAGACCTCTATGGCAAACATGATGGATTATTCTTCACTTCTATCAGATGTGCAAATTCTATAATTTGTGAAATAGATAAATGAGTGGGTCACTGATTGCTAACATTCGTATAGTCTATTTGTACTATTTGCGCCATCATAGTGCAGAATACTTGGAAACCAGAATGAAGCTTTGTCTGTGGAAGGCATCATGGCTTCATGCACAGTTAGGAGTAGGCTTAAATGTCAGTGTGTAGGCCTTTTCAGTGCCAGCttcctgaaaaagaaaaacacggaCTGGGCCATGATAAACAATGGGCACAGACCTAAAACACTGGATGCCTCCCGTCTATAAGTAGCATCACTTACTTTCAGCAATTTGCAGCGGATCTGTGCAGAGACCATATGGCTGTTACGCAGGTTGCCGACCCTGAACATGAGAGTTAGTTTCCCATCGCGCATAGAAATCGCCGCATGTTCACTGAACATCAGAGTCTCGGCCCTTTTCTTGGGCTGAGACATCTTGATAAACATGCAGCCGATCAAGAAGGCATCGACGATCGATCCGAGGATCgactggaaaagaaagagaatgatCCCCTCGGGGCATTTGTCTGTGATGTATCTGTAACCATATCCTATAGTGGCCTCGGTCTCTATGAAGAAGAGAAAGGCTGAGGGAAAGTTATAGACATTGGCCACACATGGAGTGTACTTGTCATTGTGGGCTTTGTTGAGGTCTCCTCTGATGTATGCGATGAACCACCACATAGAGGCCATGAAGAGCCAAGCGACTGTGTAGGtgaggatgaaaataaatagattCCAGCGCCATTTCAAATCTACGAGTGTTGTGAATAAGTCTGAGAGGTATCTGCTGGTTTCACCACCCAGGTTCCCATGCTGGACGTTACATCGCCCGTTCTTATCCACGAACCgctgcctcttcttctttttctctgggGGAGGCTGGTTGAATCCAGACCCGCTGGATGAGGTGGTCACTACCTGATAATCGTCCCCAAATTTCTTTCGAAGTGCAGACATACTACGATGACAGCAGCGAAAGAAATAACAAAGgattcaataataaaaaaaaaagtctgggtTGTAGTTGCTGCAGTCGTCAGTGCCCGTGCGCAATGTCTCCTGTTTGGAAATAAAGGCGATAAAAGTGCGCTGTGTTCGCCCCAGTTAGTCTTGCACCGTCCTCTTTCGCCACACACCACTGTTGCTACACTCTACAGCCATGAAATATCAATAATGCACGAGTAGTTTACAAACCCCGAAGATAGAAgccatatgaaaaaaaaaaataaagagacgCACAGGATAAGGTATCCAAACGCGCCAGTCGCAGTCCAGGTTTTTACAGGTTTGTCAGTTGCTGCGTCGTGGATTACTCATCGCCCGTGAAGGTTGGGGCTGTATCGACCTGTTCGAAAATGTACTCACAGAGTAAGTTTTCATGCGAAAGTTCAAAATCCTTCAGCGGCCCATAAAACACCAATATCTCTGCGTAATCAGTCGCTGGAAACGGTTTCCAGGATGAAACGTCCCTGTGCGCACTGTGTTGGAGATGATTCGGTTTCCAGTCCTTCCTTTGTGATCTGCAGACATGGGAGACGAATTGCATCCAAGCATATGACTGTAAAAAATGacgagctggaggaagaaaatcaCTGTCCCACTGTCGTCATTTCTGGCTGCGCGCATCGACGCTGATTGCCTGGCTCTTTTCGGGCACCTCTCCCCCTGTCTCAGGCAAATGTCGGCTGGATTCTCATGGTTCAGCGGTAGAGATCCACCAGACGCTCTTTTGGCTGCTTAGTTGCTTCTATCCCTTCGATTTCCCTGCGCGGCTCCTGCGCACTTCCACGTTTCCAGTGATGCACTCACTGTTGCCTAGTGGTACTACAAAGACAGACaatttggaggaggagggaagagggtTTGCCtgatttgacagttttttttttcaagtgatCAAATATGTGAGGCAGCAGCCAAGATGTCATGATGACTTTCAAATAATTACATCGTACGCTGCAATTTAGCCTACAACAAGAGGCCTCTGGCTCTTTGTAACATTGCCACAGGGGTTAATGGAATGATACATTTTAGCTGTGATAAAAATAGGAGCTGAAAATAACAGTATTTTACACCTTTTATCTTTATTTCCACTGTTCACCTTAATTTTCTCCACAATATATCTGCAGTCCAAGGAAAAGCAGTGGACATTTACAAATGCACCTcgtttgctgcttgtttttctggGTCGCCTGTGCTAAGAGCCACCGATGACCCCACTCCCATCCCATGGGTGACTGCCCCCACTTTATTCCGTGAATGCTGCACGTCTTAACAGAGTAACAAGTTCTGCAGGAAAGCCGCGGATGCTCGCAGCAAACTGTATCTCAGGGGGGACAAAGAGCTGCAACCAGCATGCGCTGCTCAGAATTCACTCATCATATTACCGAGATCACGGCCACAGAGGAATACACCCACACCATAGTTACCCAGGCTCACACACcgtctctcaaacacacacgagGCAGGCTGAACAACACACCACCACCTCTCTCACACGTAGTTTACCTCGCTGCAcccctctcccttctctctttccgtCTCCACTCAGTATCGTGATGTACTAAATCAGCGTGTTCTGGCAATATCCCCCCGAAAAAGAACTATTATCACTTAATCAAGAAATCACTGATGACTGCAGCTTTGAAAATCACCGCCAGTTTTAGCTGGAGGCAATGGTGTATCAACAACAAAGCAGTTTAGGGATCAATTcaattttgatcattttcaccCCAGAAAGAGTAAATATTAGTAGACAAATTAATGGGTAAGCCCTCCAATTGAACCTCCTTGTAAATGAGCTCATCAGTCATGCATGAAACAGTGTTATTTCCATATAGCATCGCTCACAATCTCCTGTGAATATGAAACAGATCTTTTTTTACACTCTGCTGCCATGTCATGCAGCATCTGTTGAGCTTTTATGTGCAAAACAGTACAGTAAAGGTCCACAGTAGCTGTTTTAAACCATTTTTGGATCCATTGTCTGGGCTCACAGGGATCAATATGTTGTCGAGTCAGTCTGGTTCAGGGCGAAATCTACCTCTGCTGTTATCCTGTAGCCCCCTGTGGTTCACGGCGTAATATTCCATGTCCAGTCTGAGCCCAGCATGTCCTACATGTAGCTTCTAAAAACAGCACGAAAGCCTGACATAATCGTTTCCAAATCAACGATTGCATGGCAGCTCGGTGCGATGTTGATGTGCCTCCCAGTGGCTCTTGATTCAGTCTTCTcgaggaggacagacaggaaaagatTTGACCATCAGTCACCCGGCCATCATAATTGCCAGGTGAACATTAGCTACAGCGTCTGCAGGACTCTGCGCTTTTATAATGAGTGCAGGGGGACACGGGTCATCCACCGCACATTCTGGCCCTCATTAGGAGGAAAAGGCTAGTCACATATTTGCAGAGCAAAAATAAGGCTATTAGTTTGGACGGGCCAACAGCCAGACAGCCAGCAAAATGAGCTGgagatttttttaattgctgtatTTCATAGATACTAATTGAGACCAAAGTTTCTCCACAACTCTTGTCAAAGTGTCTGTCCTGCATGTACAGTTAGAAAAAGCAACTAACTTAACAATACAGTGGGCTGTTTGATGACGCAATCTGTCTGCATTACTATATATGTCCAGTGTTCCTGAGTATTAAAGTAACTTAAAATTAAAGTTTTTCTCTAAAACACtaaatattcatgactgaaTATGCAGCAAGCAGCAAAAGCATCGTTAGGTGTTTTGCAGTCAAGATGTCAGCTCATTTCCCTCATCAGGGCTGTGCACATGTGGTTTGAttacatttgattgacagcgaCTAAAAAGTCCACCACCTGTCTTCAGATTCTGGTTCAAATGTTgctgaatcctgattggtgcacagtAAGCTggtgacatcacctttttctGACTAAGTTCCACCCACTTCAGTCCAGCgagaagagcacagagacaaaaggaaaagcagaaatctCTTCTGAGAAATAACCGAAACTGGTTTAACTCTGGCAGAAAattgtgtgttcatgtaggATCCCATAACTCATGGCGAGaagataaataagtaaataataagTAAGTATTAAAAATTAACTACAATTATCA
Proteins encoded:
- the kcnj3a gene encoding G protein-activated inward rectifier potassium channel 1, with protein sequence MSALRKKFGDDYQVVTTSSSGSGFNQPPPEKKKKRQRFVDKNGRCNVQHGNLGGETSRYLSDLFTTLVDLKWRWNLFIFILTYTVAWLFMASMWWFIAYIRGDLNKAHNDKYTPCVANVYNFPSAFLFFIETEATIGYGYRYITDKCPEGIILFLFQSILGSIVDAFLIGCMFIKMSQPKKRAETLMFSEHAAISMRDGKLTLMFRVGNLRNSHMVSAQIRCKLLKSRQTPEGEFLPLDQLELDVGFSTGADQLFLVSPLTICHVIDTKSPFYDLSQRSMQTEQFEIVVILEGIVETTGMTCQARTSYTEDEVLWGHRFFPVISLEEGFFKVDYSQFHATFEVPTPPYSVKEQEEALLLSSPLMAPSLCNSGEKNSSLDCLETLEDNDSTTKLPTKLQKITGRDGLPKKLLRMSSTTSEMTYSFGDLPMKLQRISSVPGVSDDKQAGKASKINTEPMSKSVADLPPKLQRLAGGGGGRMDGHLPPKLRKMNSDRFT